The Saprospiraceae bacterium genome includes a window with the following:
- a CDS encoding carboxypeptidase-like regulatory domain-containing protein, which yields MYKLLTFSVFILLTYSISAQNMLNGSVIDNTTGEPIIGANLTIKDTGQGTTTDFDGKYSFSSSKSFPWTIIVSYIGYETKSIIADGKTELNIRLSSDAELLDEVVVSASRKAEKKQESPSAISVLSGKNLH from the coding sequence ATGTACAAATTATTAACTTTTAGTGTATTTATCTTACTCACTTACTCTATCTCAGCTCAAAATATGCTCAATGGAAGCGTTATCGACAATACAACCGGAGAGCCTATCATCGGAGCAAATTTAACCATCAAAGATACTGGTCAAGGCACAACCACTGATTTTGATGGAAAGTATTCATTTTCATCATCAAAGAGTTTTCCATGGACGATAATCGTATCATATATCGGTTATGAGACAAAGAGCATTATTGCAGATGGGAAGACAGAGCTTAACATAAGGCTTTCATCTGATGCTGAACTATTGGATGAGGTAGTAGTCTCTGCATCTCGAAAGGCAGAAAAGAAGCAGGAATCTCCTTCTGCCATTAGTGTTTTGAGTGGAAAAAACTTGCACTAG
- a CDS encoding TonB-dependent receptor — protein MALRNTTGVDVSQMGVADGHINLRGRSAAFNTETFIIADYRNINLPSLGTMINGQNPIDGIDMEKIEVIKGPGGALYGPGVEAGVVHFISKSAFKEQGLTVSLGAGTQSQLQGALRYAGVSKSQKFGYKLTGYYRQARDFEIDLTDSIQKARVNAYPKQITSSLTGQKIGDPTINYDNEAYNVNATGEYRIGAGHSIIGVVGTGSSKSLFRSGQGDGFLNVSRPYAQLRYQNKGFFAQGFWSNQKGTDGTTWLYVNGLTQINDINQYEGQVQYNFNTLNDKLEVTTGADYRLNTIDTKGSVNGRNEDNDDYSIIGAYAQIKAKLASKLDLVAAGRYDQFKALDASGFSPRVALVYKASDNHTFRATWNHSLGAPSSLQLVNDFAAGDRGAFKVWLNAGSNPLTFNNNRYFSFVTNQAMTSPDLALRAAFAAATAGLKAANAALPYALLESAAFVGSITGTTKGTLMDAAGKPYAPLSRGVIGLSTSDMYEIGYVGKMGKLNMTVDLYYNSRKTTLPQVLPHLHL, from the coding sequence TTGGCACTAAGGAATACGACTGGTGTTGATGTGAGTCAAATGGGTGTTGCTGATGGGCATATAAACCTCAGAGGTCGATCTGCTGCATTTAACACTGAAACATTTATTATAGCTGATTATAGGAACATCAATTTACCAAGTTTAGGTACCATGATCAATGGACAGAATCCAATAGATGGAATAGATATGGAAAAGATCGAAGTAATAAAAGGTCCTGGAGGAGCTCTCTATGGTCCTGGTGTGGAAGCAGGTGTTGTTCACTTTATTTCAAAATCCGCTTTTAAAGAACAAGGACTTACGGTCTCACTGGGAGCTGGTACACAATCTCAATTGCAAGGAGCACTTAGATATGCTGGTGTTTCTAAGAGTCAAAAATTTGGATACAAATTGACAGGGTATTATAGACAGGCAAGAGATTTTGAGATTGACCTTACTGACTCTATTCAAAAAGCACGAGTAAATGCTTATCCAAAACAAATAACAAGTTCATTGACTGGTCAAAAAATTGGAGATCCTACTATCAATTATGATAACGAAGCATATAACGTAAATGCTACAGGTGAATACCGTATTGGTGCTGGCCACTCTATAATCGGTGTAGTAGGAACCGGAAGTTCAAAGAGTTTATTTAGATCTGGCCAAGGGGATGGATTCTTAAATGTAAGCAGACCTTATGCTCAATTAAGATATCAGAACAAAGGATTTTTTGCTCAAGGTTTCTGGTCAAACCAAAAAGGTACAGACGGCACTACATGGCTTTATGTCAATGGATTGACTCAAATCAACGATATCAATCAATACGAAGGTCAAGTTCAATACAATTTTAACACGTTAAATGACAAACTTGAAGTAACCACTGGTGCTGACTACAGACTAAATACCATTGACACAAAAGGATCGGTCAATGGTCGTAATGAAGATAATGATGATTATTCGATAATAGGAGCATATGCCCAGATAAAAGCAAAGCTAGCTAGTAAACTGGACTTGGTTGCTGCCGGCAGATACGATCAGTTTAAGGCTTTGGATGCATCTGGTTTTTCTCCAAGAGTAGCATTGGTATATAAAGCATCTGACAATCACACATTTAGGGCAACATGGAACCATTCACTTGGTGCGCCTTCTTCATTACAACTGGTAAATGACTTTGCAGCAGGCGATAGAGGTGCTTTTAAGGTATGGTTGAATGCAGGTTCGAATCCGCTGACTTTTAACAATAACCGGTACTTTAGTTTTGTCACTAATCAGGCTATGACTTCTCCTGACCTGGCATTGAGAGCTGCTTTTGCTGCTGCAACTGCAGGACTGAAGGCTGCCAACGCAGCTCTACCTTATGCATTATTAGAAAGCGCAGCATTTGTTGGGTCAATAACAGGTACTACAAAAGGTACACTTATGGATGCAGCAGGAAAACCTTATGCCCCACTAAGTAGAGGTGTCATCGGATTGTCCACTTCTGATATGTATGAAATAGGGTATGTAGGCAAGATGGGTAAATTAAATATGACTGTTGATTTATACTACAATTCAAGAAAAACAACCTTACCCCAGGTCTTACCGCATCTCCATTTATAG
- a CDS encoding TonB-dependent receptor: MANNIPAANAKAIAGAYTQAVNSLTQKNGVLSPLGLLSSDQSITGKTLDLTYFNVEEINYTGADLGLNYAIDKNWGVFTNYSYLSQVYWDAVKVTGSNTTVPFALNMPANRFRVGFDFIQNKGLVFNASVRYQDGFKSVNGLAWSGDIPAYTLVDAGLGYIVNDKLTLNISGTNLLNEKYRILANAPIIGTMVLAKAVYKIF, from the coding sequence TTGGCTAATAATATACCGGCTGCCAATGCAAAGGCAATAGCAGGCGCATACACACAAGCGGTCAATTCTTTGACACAAAAAAATGGAGTTTTATCTCCACTAGGTTTATTAAGTTCTGACCAATCAATAACAGGAAAAACTTTGGACCTTACTTATTTTAATGTAGAGGAGATCAATTATACAGGAGCAGATCTTGGACTAAACTACGCCATTGATAAAAATTGGGGAGTATTTACCAACTATAGTTATTTAAGTCAGGTATATTGGGATGCTGTTAAAGTAACCGGATCAAATACAACGGTACCTTTCGCTTTAAATATGCCAGCGAATAGATTTAGAGTTGGTTTTGACTTTATTCAAAACAAAGGATTGGTATTTAATGCAAGTGTAAGGTATCAGGATGGTTTCAAAAGTGTAAACGGTTTGGCTTGGTCTGGAGATATACCTGCTTACACACTCGTAGATGCAGGACTTGGGTATATCGTTAATGACAAATTGACCTTGAATATAAGTGGAACAAACCTTCTTAATGAAAAATACAGAATTTTGGCCAACGCTCCTATCATAGGCACTATGGTCTTGGCTAAGGCAGTCTATAAAATTTTCTAA
- a CDS encoding arylsulfatase: MLIVFLSLSYVLIAQKKPNIVMIMVDDVGYFDLSCYHRGLASYQTPNIDRIAKEGKMLTDYYAQPSCTAGRAAIITGQYPIRTGLTSVGQPGQKLGIQKEDPTLATLLKEHGYKTALFGKWHMGDRNEYLPTVHGFDEFYGMLYHLNMMEMSEQPEFPKNPDFSGNPRNVIWSYATTQLDTTVDKRWGMVGKQKIVDKGPLPKAKMADIDEIFGKEAGHWLEKNHKDPFFLWFTPTRMHQITHVPDRWKGKSGMSTYADGLMQLDFVIGQLLDKLKELKVDDNTIILFTSDNGVNMSHWPDAGTAGFRGEKGTTWEGGFRVPMIVKWPGKIEANTYSGEFFTSEDWLPTLMAGIGDMDIKDKLLNGHKGYKVHLDGYNQLGILIKNEPSKRREFFYYGENDLNAMRVDQWKVHTAVKDEWLDAPRKIDGGLLINIKLDPFERSPDGKNHFQWMKERSWVVNLFAPHIRKHQESIAKFPPRQVAKGIGASTLK, from the coding sequence ATGCTTATCGTTTTTTTGAGCTTGTCTTATGTTTTGATAGCACAAAAGAAACCGAACATTGTCATGATCATGGTAGACGATGTAGGTTACTTTGACCTATCTTGTTACCATAGAGGTTTGGCTTCCTACCAGACACCCAATATCGACAGAATAGCCAAAGAAGGCAAGATGCTCACAGATTATTATGCTCAACCAAGTTGTACTGCTGGCAGGGCAGCAATCATCACAGGACAGTATCCCATACGCACAGGTTTGACCTCAGTAGGGCAGCCAGGTCAAAAATTGGGTATCCAAAAAGAAGATCCTACATTGGCCACCTTACTCAAAGAGCATGGATATAAGACAGCTTTGTTTGGCAAATGGCATATGGGCGATCGCAATGAGTATCTACCCACAGTGCACGGCTTCGATGAGTTTTATGGTATGTTGTACCATCTCAATATGATGGAAATGTCCGAGCAACCGGAGTTCCCTAAAAACCCTGACTTCTCCGGGAATCCCCGAAATGTAATCTGGAGCTATGCTACTACGCAATTAGACACCACGGTGGACAAAAGATGGGGAATGGTAGGCAAGCAAAAGATAGTAGATAAAGGCCCTCTACCCAAAGCAAAAATGGCCGATATAGATGAGATTTTCGGCAAGGAAGCAGGACATTGGCTGGAAAAAAACCACAAAGATCCTTTTTTCTTGTGGTTTACACCTACACGCATGCACCAAATCACCCACGTGCCCGATAGGTGGAAAGGAAAATCCGGAATGAGCACATATGCTGATGGTCTGATGCAATTGGACTTTGTTATCGGTCAATTATTAGATAAACTCAAGGAATTAAAGGTGGATGATAACACTATCATATTATTCACATCTGACAATGGTGTGAATATGTCTCATTGGCCCGATGCAGGAACAGCTGGTTTCAGAGGTGAAAAAGGTACTACCTGGGAAGGAGGATTTAGGGTACCTATGATAGTCAAATGGCCTGGAAAAATAGAAGCAAATACCTATTCAGGTGAATTTTTCACCTCCGAAGATTGGTTGCCAACACTCATGGCTGGGATCGGTGACATGGATATCAAAGACAAACTTCTCAATGGACATAAAGGGTATAAAGTGCATCTGGATGGGTACAATCAATTGGGTATACTAATTAAAAATGAACCTTCTAAACGTCGGGAGTTTTTCTATTATGGCGAAAACGATCTCAACGCTATGCGTGTTGACCAATGGAAAGTCCATACTGCAGTCAAAGACGAATGGCTAGATGCACCGCGTAAAATTGACGGTGGACTCTTGATCAATATTAAGTTAGATCCATTCGAAAGATCTCCCGACGGCAAAAATCATTTCCAATGGATGAAAGAAAGATCGTGGGTAGTCAACCTTTTTGCACCTCATATCCGCAAACATCAGGAAAGTATTGCAAAGTTTCCACCACGTCAGGTTGCAAAAGGTATTGGGGCTTCGACGTTGAAGTGA
- a CDS encoding DUF1254 domain-containing protein: MRKFFIALLAIIVLGVVAAYFYGFEKLGRQINALRSANPEYAKGDWRELYAYEVGKDAVIYGYPAMYWSNIRYRFVEKPERNISMGVNELWQTEIPPLPENKYGGSPNRDTRYGFCWTDLTNDAAIITVPENPTNRYYSVQLVEMYSDLYGYIGTRATNNVAGEYLVVGPGFKGDTTGYKGVYRSPTNWSFITVRVYTIWDDPQDVAKTKTLLDQFKINMLSEKGKIKKPYSRDVMDVFDAKEDPLFAIKMINEVMIQNPPPSRDDALMQKYALVGMGSRGTTKPDTLHPSIQKGLRRAVVDAIALLKNASIQYASITNQNTTSNQWIWGPKNWGRTAESGDFFGRAGSQCMIGLMEHWIEECVKARTFNDTKGRPLDGKYQYKMHFTKEQLPKPIGFWSLTAYTDEYNLVPNDYKINSLGTYTKTFKYNQDGSLDIYFQADKPAPDKAGNWHPVEKGQPFNVFFRQYIPEQSWLNQSYVVPGIERI, encoded by the coding sequence ATGAGAAAATTTTTCATAGCACTTTTAGCAATTATTGTACTTGGGGTTGTAGCTGCCTATTTTTATGGTTTTGAAAAATTAGGAAGACAAATCAATGCTCTTCGTAGTGCCAATCCGGAGTATGCGAAGGGCGACTGGCGAGAACTGTATGCTTACGAAGTAGGCAAAGATGCGGTAATCTATGGTTATCCGGCAATGTACTGGTCAAACATAAGATATCGGTTTGTGGAGAAGCCTGAGCGTAATATATCCATGGGTGTCAATGAACTCTGGCAAACAGAAATTCCACCTTTGCCAGAAAACAAGTATGGTGGATCGCCAAATAGGGATACAAGATATGGATTCTGTTGGACGGATTTGACCAATGATGCCGCTATCATTACCGTCCCTGAAAATCCCACAAACAGATATTATAGTGTACAGTTGGTAGAGATGTACTCGGATTTGTACGGTTATATCGGTACCCGAGCTACCAACAACGTGGCTGGTGAATATCTTGTGGTTGGTCCAGGATTTAAAGGAGATACTACGGGATACAAAGGGGTATATCGTAGCCCCACGAATTGGTCGTTTATTACGGTAAGAGTATATACCATATGGGACGACCCTCAAGATGTGGCCAAAACTAAAACACTTTTAGATCAATTTAAAATCAATATGCTGAGCGAAAAAGGTAAAATAAAAAAGCCGTATTCTCGTGATGTGATGGATGTATTTGATGCTAAAGAAGATCCTTTGTTTGCAATAAAGATGATCAATGAGGTGATGATCCAAAACCCACCGCCATCAAGAGATGATGCTTTGATGCAGAAATATGCTTTAGTGGGTATGGGTAGCAGAGGTACAACCAAACCAGATACCTTACATCCGTCTATCCAAAAAGGACTGCGAAGAGCCGTAGTGGATGCCATAGCATTATTAAAAAATGCCTCTATCCAATATGCCTCTATCACCAACCAAAATACCACCTCCAACCAATGGATATGGGGACCTAAAAACTGGGGAAGGACTGCTGAGTCCGGTGATTTTTTTGGTCGGGCAGGCAGTCAATGTATGATAGGTCTTATGGAACACTGGATCGAAGAATGTGTCAAAGCTCGGACCTTCAACGATACTAAAGGGAGACCGTTAGATGGTAAATATCAATACAAAATGCATTTCACTAAAGAGCAACTGCCAAAGCCAATTGGATTCTGGTCATTGACCGCTTACACTGACGAATATAATCTCGTCCCTAATGACTATAAAATTAATTCGTTGGGTACCTATACGAAGACTTTTAAATACAATCAAGACGGCAGCTTAGATATTTATTTTCAAGCTGACAAACCTGCCCCTGACAAGGCAGGCAATTGGCATCCAGTGGAAAAAGGTCAGCCTTTCAATGTGTTTTTTAGACAATATATTCCTGAGCAAAGTTGGTTAAATCAATCGTATGTTGTACCGGGAATAGAGAGGATATAG